Part of the Imperialibacter roseus genome, TGACCTCCGACTTGATAAATCGACGCTACTCGCCAATGACCTTGGCATGTATATGAATCAGCAAGACTATTACATATTGAATCGCCTCGGTTTCATTAGGTTCGATGGCAGGTTCATTGGTTTTCCTACCGACTTTGTGGCCAACGGGAGTTTTGATTCAAGGCTGGGAAGTGCTAAATCCGATGTCAACCTGAAGCTACCTAGCACACCGGAAAAGGCAGTTTACAGCGGCTCCCTTACAGTCAGAAACCTAAACCTGGGCACTTTAGCAGGCGACTCCGAACTTCTCCAAAAAGTAAGCTTTTCCGGCAGTGTCTCCGGCAAAGGCCTCACACCATCATCTGCTGATTTTTACCTGAAAGGCAACATACAAAAATTCGGGCTCAAGGGCTACGAATACGTGAACATCAAAACTGATGCACGACTGGCAGCAAGCTTTTTTGAGGGAAAGCTCAGTATTGATGACCCTAATGTAAAACTTCAGGTCGAAGGCTCGTTTGATTTCAGAAACCAGCTCAACAAATTCAAAGCGAACGCATCACTTGACACACTCTTCCTTTATCCTCTCCAGCTTACTTCCAACGATGTATTTCTCAGGGGGCAAGTTGACCTTGATTTTCAGGGACTTGAAATCGATAGTATTACGGGTAGTGCGGCTATACATAACCTACTGCTTGAAGTTGACGGAAAGCAGTTCAAGGCGGATAGTATTCTCGCTACATCACAAAGGAGCGGAATACAGCGTTCGTTCAATATTCTGTCAGAGCATTTGAGTTTAAGTGCTGAGGGTAACTTTGATTACACAACCCTATTTGCGGATTTATCGGAAACATTTAACGAATATGAGCTGGCCTTTAGAAATAATAGCGACGACATTGAAAGCTACTACGCCAACAAACCAAAAAAAGAAGTATCTCCGTATAAGGTAAGCATCAACGCCACTCTTACCAACATTAACCCGCTGACCGATCTTTTCATCAAAGATTTTTATATCGCCAAAGAGACCAAGATTGAAGCGAACTTTAATAAAAATATTTCATCGGTTGCTTCCTTTTATAGCGCCATCGATACCCTAGCCTTCAGGGAGTTCTCCTTTATAGGAAACGAAATAGATATCAACACCAGCAAAGCGGCAGACAGCACTGACGTGCTATCGATGTTTTACATATCGTCGATGCGACAGCTACTCAAAAACAGAGATATTACTCAAAACAACTACGTAGAGGCGATCTGGAGTAATAACAAAATTGATTTTCAAACCAACGTAGAGCAGCTCAACACCAACAACTACGCCCGGGTATACGGGGATCTTCAATTTCTTCCAGACAGGACAATTATCACTGTATACCCTTCTGATCTTCAGGTGCTTGAGGGAAAGTGGCAGTTTTCAGACAACAACCAGATTGTGATCACAGATGAAGCGATTGCCTTTGAAAACCTGAAGCTTTCGGCGGGCAGTCAGGAAGTGGAACTGACTGGCTATATCAGCGACTCCACAAATATTCCGCTACGGGGACGGGTCACGAATTTTGCTCTCTCTAACCTCAACCCGCTCACGACTGTTCCTCTGGACGGAGTGGTAAACGGGCATGCCACTCTTATTAACTACGGGGAGGGCTCCATTGTTGAAAGCGACCTCAAAATTGATAACTTCTTTGTCGATAGATTTTTAGTCGGAAACCTGACCGGTAAATCGTCATGGAACGATGCATCCAAACAAATACTATCTAGGCTTACCGTAATCAGGGAAGGCAAAAATATCATTGGGCTTAATGGCTACTATGCCCCACTCGACAGCATAAGCCCGCTCAACTTCACTGCCGACTTCGACAATGCTAGCATTAATATCCTGGAGCCATTTATCGAGGAAAACTTTAATGAAATCAAAGGCACCGCCACAGGAAAATTCAGGATTTCAGGCAGCCCCACCTATCCCATCCTCCGAGGGACCGGGACGCTACGCAATGGGGCAGGAAGGATCAAGTACCTCAACACTACATATAGCTTCAATGGAGATATATTCTTTGACGACAACGAAATAGGTGTCCGAAACCTCGACGTCCGAGACGAGCAGGATCATCGTGCTTCATTGAATGGAGGTATTTTCCACGATGGATTTAGAGACTTTGTGCTGGACTTAGAAGGGCAGTTGAATAACTTTCAGGTACTTAACACATCCGCTGCCGACAATTCCCTGTACTACGGCACCGCTTATGCCACGGGCTCAATCAACTTTTTGGGTGCTATATCCAACCTCAATATTAGCGCAAAAGCTACCACAAATAGAAATACACGGATTTTCATTCCGCTTGACGAAAGCTCCGACGTACAGGTTGAGGACTTCATCTCATTCGTGAACTTTAGCGACACAACCAAAGTAGCAGATGAAGAATCGGGTATTGACGAAGAGAAGTTTTCTAATATCCGCCTCGATTTCGACCTTGACATTACGCCTGACGCATATTGCGAGCTTATCTTCGACATAAAATCCGGCGACATCATACGGGGCAGAGGCAACGGCAAGCTCAACATGCAAATTGACACCAACGGGGATTTCTATATGTTTGGTGATCTTGAAATCGAGGAAGGGGGGTATAATTTCACCCTTTACAATATCATCAATAAAGAATTTGAGATCGTTAGCGGAAGTAGCATCTCCTGGTCAGGCGATCCCTACAAAGCTCAGATGGACATTACTGCGGGCTATCGGCAAAACGCATTGTTATCCCCAATTCTAACCAATATAGATAGCGCTACGCTAAATACGCCTGAGCTGAAGAGACGGTATCCTACAAACGTACAAATGAAGCTCAATGGGGATTTGATGTCACCAGACATCGCCTTCGATATTCAGATAACAGGCTACCCCGAGACCGCCGGCGCCAATAGTTATCCTTTAGGCACCACCATCCAGGGCTTCAAAAATACAGTTAAGACTGATGAGCAGGAAATGAAACGCCAGGTGTTCAGTTTGATCATTCTTCGACGTTTTTCACCAATCAATAGCTTCAACGTTGGCACCAATTCCATCGGCAGTAGTGTGAGTGAATTTGTCTCCAACCAGCTCAGCTATTGGATCTCTCAGGTGGACGAGAACCTTGAAATCGACATCGACCTGGCCAGCCTTGACAACGATGCCTACAACACGTTTCAACTTCGGCTGGCCTACACATTTTTGGATGGCCGACTGCGGGTTTCCAGAGATGGGGGCGTTACCAGCACCACTACCCGCAACGAATTGGGAGCCATTATGGGCGACTGGACCCTTGAGTACCTGCTTACACCTGACGGGAAATTGAGAGCCAAAATGTACTCCAGAACCAGCGTCAACAGCCTCACACAAAACATAAGTAACCAAACCAATACCAAAGCGGGGTTCAGCCTTCAGTACATCCGAAGCTTCAACAACTTCAAAGACTTGATGCAAGACGTTCGTGTTAAAAACAGGGAAGAAACTGACCCGCAGGAAGAAGACAAAAAGACCTCATTCAACTTCAATTCGGATAAAATAAAGCAAGAGGAAGACGAAGCAAGCGGCCACCCCTTCTTCAATTTTTTTGAGCTTTAATAACTAAATAACCACTGCGTAGTTAGTTAAGAAAAACTTATGCCAACGCATCCGGCTGTCAATATTTTCTGGTTCCGGCGAGACCTTCGCTTTACCGATAATGCAGGGCTTTTCTACGCACTGAAAGAGGAGACGCCAGTTCTTCCGGTCTTCATTTTTGATCCCCACATATTATCGAAACTTGAAGAAAAGGCTGATGCCAGGGTTTCTTTCATTCAAAGCACCCTGTTGAGGCTGAAGAAGCAGCTAGAAGACCACGGAAGCTCAATGCGCATCCTGTATGCTTCACCTGAAGCAGCATTTTCGCAACTGGCGGCAGAATTCGACCTCAAAGCGGTCTACACCAACCGGGACTACGAACCCTATGCCAACGAAAGGGACGCCACAGTCCGCTCACTACTCAAGGAAAAAGGGATAGGATTCTATTCTTTCAAAGACCAGGTGATTTTTGAAAAGGAAGAAATACTAACTGACACTAGTGGAGTATATAAGGTGTTCACCCCTTACAAAAACAAATGGCTGGCTAAGTGGCAAAACTTACAATTGGAAGAGTTTTTCATCAATCCTTCATCAGCGAATTTCCACGAAACCAAACCTTATCCTGTTCCCACCTTACAGGAAATGGGCTTCGCAAAGAGCTCAATTATCATTCCGCCGTCGACGTTCGATGAGTCGGTTATTGCCGCCTATGACAAGAAACGTGACTTCCCTGCCATCGAAGGCACGTCCCGCCTCGGCATTCATCTGCGGCATGGCACTATCAGCATACGGGCAGCTGTGAAAAAAGCAGCGACCCTTAATCAAACCTGGTTGAATGAGCTTATATGGAGGGAATTCTATCAAATGATTTTGTCCAACTTTCCTCACGTGGTGCACAACGCTTTCAAACCTCAATACGACCTCATTCCATGGAGAAACGATGAGGAGCAATTCCAGAAATGGTGTGAGGGAATGACCGGCTACCAAATAGTAGATGCGGGCATGAGGGAATTAAACACCACAGGGTATATGCACAACAGAGTGCGCATGGTAGTAGCCAGCTTCCTTACCAAGCACTTGCTGATCGACTGGCGATGGGGCGAGGCCTGGTTTGCCAGGAAACTATTAGACTTTGAACTAGCCTCCAACAATGGCGGCTGGCAATGGGCGGCGGGCACAGGCACCGACGCTCAACCATATTTCAGGGTGTTCAACCCGGAGTCACAAACAGACAAGTTTGACAAGGACAAAGCATATATCCGCCAATGGGTGCCGGAATATGACAGCAAAAATTACATAAAACCGATTGTTGAACATAAATTTGCCAGACAAAGAGCCATAGAAACTTACAAAGCGGCGTTAAAGTAACTGTATGAACATAGGGGACAAAGTAAGGCTTCTGAGAGGAACTGAAGAGGGAGTTATTATCAGGGTGATTAACGAAAACACCTATGAAATAGAAATAGAAGACGGCTTTTCCTTCCCCGTGCTTAAGAGTGAGGTCGTTTTGGTAAGTAAAACGGAAGCAGAGCACTTCAAAAGGGATAGCTCTGCACAGCAAAGTTCTTCCGGCCAAAAAACATTCGTTAAAGAGACCCAGGCAGTTGCCGAAAAAGGAATCTACCTTGGCTTTGAGCCGAAGGGAGATATTTTCACAGTCTGGATGATCAATAACACAGATTACGAGCTGGTTTTCAAGATAGATGAGCTGATGAAGGGCACCACACTAGGATTACACGCCGGTCACCTGGAGGCAAAGTCGAGCCAGGCAATAGCATCCAAGTCTTCTCAAAACTTCGACAACTGGTCGGACATGCAATTTACCTGCATGTATTTCCAAAAAGGAATCTACAAAAGTAAGCCTATGCTGAGCAGGGTTGTCTCATTCAAAGCAGCAGCTTTCATGCATAAGAAGGGTACGATTCCCATGACCTCGAAGGAAGGATATGTTTATCAGTTGGATGATAATCCTGCAAAAATTAATGCTGATGAGATAAAAAACAGCATGCTTTCTGCCAAAGCAGCGCCAGCGCCGAAAACAGACCAAAAACCTGGCTCGCACGAGGTAGATTTACACATGGAGAAATTAACAGGGCAAAAAGAAGAGGTGCCTACCTCGCAGGCTCTCTCCTACCAACTAGCCGTTTTTGAGAAAGAACTGGACTCAGCCATCGCAGCTGGCCGAGACGAGATAACGTTTATTCATGGCGTAGGAAACGGTGTTCTGCGTGAAGAAATCCACAAAAGGCTAAGTAAAATGAAAAATATCTTGTACTTTCAGGATGCCCAGAAACAAAGGTTTGGCTATGGCGCTACACTTATCAAATTAAAAGACTAACTAGCATTTTTTAAGCCTAAAATAAAACATAATACTATGGACGTAAGAAAGTTGATGGAGGAACTTGCCTCTGAAATTAACGGCCAATATTCAGAATATGACGATAATCGATCAGTTGTGATCGTTCCTCTTCCCGACGGTAGGTTCCAATCGGTGCGTGGTGGCAAAATTGACAACAAAAAGTATGGCAAGAGTGTCATTCAGATACTGTCCAGAGTATGTCGTACCGCCGAAAAAATTGATTATACCAAAGTGCTTGCGCACAACGTTGACCTTATCAATTCTAAGTTTGTGGTGCTTGGCGATTTCCTAATGGTGGAAACCACATTGTTTGACGACACAGTACCTCCTCAGAAATTGAAGGAAATGATACTCGAAACAGCTAAGCTAGCCGATGAATGGGAACTTGCCATTACTGGCAAAGACGTCAACTAAGAAGCATCTTTTAGTTATCAAATAAGTTTAACTATTTAGGAAAATGTGATCCGCCTTATCGCCTTGTTCAGAAAGTATTCTGAGCGGGGAGGAAAGTCCGGGCAATGCAGAGCGCCGTACTTCCTAACAGGAAGGAGCATTGTTGGCGACGACAGTGCTACAGACAGTGCAACAGAAAATAAACTACCCGTAATGCTTCTGCATTGGGGGAAAAGGTGAAAAGGTGGGGTAAGAGCCCACCGCTCCAATGGTGACATTGGGGGCACGGTAAACCTTACGGATTGAAAGATCAAATATGCCATGATTCAGGGGCTGCTCGTCCCTGCAGGTTGCTTCGGCGGCCTCGTTGTGGTGGGTAGATTGATAGAACCAGGCGGTGACGCCTGGTCCAGATAAATGATAAGGGTCTCCCGACTTGTCGGGAGGCACAGAACCCGGCTTACAGGATCATATTTTCCTATTTTCATTAACCTATGGCAAAAATTCTAATAGTAGACGACGAGAAATCTATTCGCTCTACCCTCCGGGAAATTCTTGAGTACGAAAAATTCAAAATTGACGAAGCGAAAGATGGTGAAGAAGGCCTTGAAATGCTCAAACAGGGATCGTACGACCTCGTTCTTTGCGATATAAAAATGCCCAAAATGGATGGTCTTGAATTGCTTCACAAGGCAATGGAGGAGGGAATTGACGCACCATTCATTATGATTTCGGCTCATGGCACGATAGATAGCGCTGTGGAAGCGACCAAGAAAGGAGCTTTCGACTTCCTTCAAAAACCGCTGGATCTAAACAGGCTGCTGGTCACTTTGAGAAATGCGCTGGATCGGAAGGAACTGGTGAATGAGACCAGGGTGCTGAAGAAAAAAATAAGCAAGACTTTCGATATCGTGGGCGAGTCGCCAAAGATTGAGGAGGTCAAAGCAATGATTGAAAAGGTGGCCCCCACTGATGCAAGAGTGCTGATTACAGGCCCGAACGGTACGGGCAAGGAGCTGGTTGCCAAATGGATTCACGAAAAAAGCAATCGCTCGTCGGGCCCGATGGTTGAGGTAAACTGCGCAGCCATTCCATCCGAACTAATTGAGAGTGAGCTTTTCGGCCACGAGAAGGGCTCCTTCACCTCCGCTGTAAAGCAACGGATTGGGAAGTTTGAGCAGGCTATCGGAGGCACGCTATTCCTTGACGAAATTGGCGACATGAGCCTTTCGGCACAGGCCAAAGTTCTGCGTGCCTTACAGGAAAATAGAATTACCCGGGTAGGTGGCGAGAAGGAAGTAAAGGTAGACGTAAGAGTAGTGGCTGCTACCAATAAGGACTTGAAAAAGGCTATTGCCGAAAATCAGTTTAGAGAAGACCTCTATCACCGGCTGAGCGTAATCATCATTCAGGTGCCTGCGCTAAAAGATCGTAAAGACGATATTCCACTACTCGTTGATAGGTTTATTGCAGACATTTCGGCCGAATACGGGTGGGCACCAAAACCAATAGACGATGCGGCCATTAAGCAGCTACAGCAATTTGAGTGGACGGGAAATATCAGGGAATTAAGAAATGTGACGGAGCGGCTGATGATCATGTCATCAAACACCATATCAGAAATGGATGTAAAAAAATATGCGGTACTTACTTAGTAAGAACCGCATATATTCTTTCAATAATTTCCAACCAGGTCGAGTACTTTCCAATTAAAGCCTTTGAGCAGGCTTTTCTTTCTGCACGTCCGACTTAGCGTAAGTAGGACACGTCTTCTGAGTACAAGCACCAAGCATGAAAACAGCTACAGCAAACAACAGTAATTTAATTTTCATAACGAAACGGCTTTACTTAGGTTCTTAGAAGCTCTAAGATATATATATCTACACATATATCAAAACACTTTAAGTTCCCAAGCATAAGGTAATGGCTATTGTATCAGTAAATTGCAGCCCCTCACATCCGAATTATCAAACCTGCCAAGCACTTCAAAATCCCCTTTCGTGTTAGTTATTCGGCCCAAATCCTTTGTTTCAATAAAGCAGCAAGAATGAATATTTCCAAGGTCAATAATATTTAAACCTCCCGCTCTTTTTTCCTGCAGATACGAAAACGGATCATTAATATCACGAACCATCACCTTCATCGACCTTGGGCAAACGAAGCCTGCTCCTCCATCCGAATATGCCTGCGACATTAACTCTGTCATCCCATACTCCGAGTGTATCCGCTCCACATTTAATCGCTCTCTCAACAAGGTGTGCAACTCAGGCCTTGTCAGCTCCTTCCCTCTCCCCTTCATGCCTCCGGTTTCCATTACAATAAAGTCACTCAGGTCAAGCTGATGCCTTTCAGAGAGATCAATTAGGGCGAAAGTAACTCCAATTAGCAGCTTTTTGCCATCCTGCCGTTTGAGTTTTTCTATCACGCTTAAAAGGGTACTGTCATCCCTCAAAAAGAATCCAGAGAACTTTGAGCCTGTGAGCTTTATGAAGTGCTCAATCATGTAGATGAGTGAGGATCCGCTCCTTTCAAGGTAAGACGGCAGCAAGGCAACAATATGAAAATTTGAGAGTGCCCCATACGTTGACTCAAATATTTCCTTCGTTAATTTCTTATAGAATAGAGGATCATCGAGGTAATGGGAGCTTTGCACGGAACCAGTGGTGCCGCTACTGGAAAACATAAGGGAAGAACCCCATTCGCCTGTCTTTATAGCATGATTCTTGAAAAATTCAATCGGAAGAAAGGGAATGTCTTCCAACCGGCTGATTTTTTTGGGGTCTTTAGCTAAGTATGAAATATACTTTTTGTAGACGGGATTGTGTTGGGCCTGCCATTTAAAAATATCCAGAGCGAGGACAGTAAAATGATCATTATTCAGGTTTAAAAGGCGGTTTCTAAAACTAAGAAGCTCGGACATGTGTTTAAATTGCGAAAGATGATCCAATTTTAATAATTTTATGAGGTAAGTAAGCGATGGAAATGAAGAATAGATTATTAAAAAGTATTATCCTTGGTGTGGTAGTGATGGGCTTAGCGTGGGCATGCCAGCCACCAGACGAGCTCCCCATCATTCCAAAAATATCCTACAACAGGGTTGAGTTTTTTGACCAGGCCGCTGGCTCAGATTCGCTTGTTCTATATATCAATTTTGAAGATGGAGACGGCGACATTGGGCTGAGAAGCACTGAAGACAGCTACCCATACCATCCATTTAATTACATTATCGACGCCGATAGGAGACTTGTCTATTTCGGAGAAACAGACTATAAGCTCCCCTTCTATAGTGTTCCTTTGGTGGTTTCCGGGGGGCAATTTAGACCTCTTGAGAAAGAGAAATTATTTTCAGAAACAGACACGAGACGACCGTTTAATTGTGAACAATATGAAGTCATAAAATTCAACCTTGATAATACTGGCACCAATACAGAAATAGACACTTTCTTTATTCAGAAGAATCCCAACAATAACAATATTTATGTGGACTTCTACAGAAAGGTAAATGGTAATTATGAGTTTCTCGATTGGGCAAGTGTGTTTTCAACTACCGGCTGCGGCACAAATTTCAACGCCAGGTTTCCAATCTTCGACACTGACAATCTAGGAAAATCGCTTTCAGGCACGCTTCGCTATTCGATGTTATCTGCTGGATTCGGCATCGTATTAAAGAAAGATACGTTTAAGCTAAAAGTCTACATCAAGGATCGTGCTCTTCACGACAGCAATGTGATAGAAAGCCCAGACTTGACGCTTGACAATATCACGCTCAATTAAATATCTCAGGGTATTTTTCTGGGTCGGCTTCTGCCATCAATTCATACACCTTGTCGAAAACATTCTCCACATTGGGCTTGGAGAAATAATCGCCGTCTGAGCTATAGGCCGGCCTGTGCTCGGCGGAGGTAATCGTACCAGGTTGGGAATCAAGGTATTTGTACCCCCCCTGCTCTTCGAGCACTTTCTGCATCATATAAGCAGAGGCCCCACCCGGCACGTCTTCATCAGCAAAAATGATGCGATTAGTTTTTTTCAACGACTCAACAATCGAATGGTGCAGGTCAAAAGGCATTAACGACTGCACATCAATCACTTCGCAGGAGACACCATATTCTTCAAGGAGCTCGGCTGCTTCCATCACAATCCTGCACATGGAACCGTAAGTCACAATGGTCACATCAGATCCTTCCCTTATTACCTCAGGAACCCCAAGCGGCGTTTTTATATCATCTATATTTTCCGGAAGTCTTTCCTTGAGTCTGTACCCATTCAAGCACTCGATCACTATCGCAGTGTCATCAGAGGCCAGCAAAGTGTTATAAAAGCCAGCTGCTTTGGTCATGTTCCTCGGCACAAGCAGATAGATGCCTCTGAGAGACCCCATGATCATACTCATAGGTGAACCCGAATGCCAAACACCTTCCAGTCGATGACCTCGTGTTCTTATAATCACGGGAGCCTTCTGGCCTCCCTTTGTTCTGTACTGAAGGGTTGCCAGGTCATCTGACAAGGTTTGCAATGTAAATATCAGGTAGTCCAAATATTGTACTTCCGCAATAGGCTTCAACCCTCTCATGGCGGCGCCAATGCCTTGGCCTATGATGGTACTTTCCCGTATTCCTGTGTCGGTTACACGAATCTCGCCATGCTTTGCTTGTAGCCCTGCAAAGCCCTGGTTCACGTCACCAATTTGCCCCACATCTTCTCCTATCGCAAATATTCTAGGATCCCTGCTAAATGCATGGTCAAAGAAAGCCTGAAGTACTTCTCTACCGTCAACTATCACACTGTCATCGTTGTAAACAGGTGCCACTTCCTTCACATTAACAGCCCTTTGCTCCGACTCGCTATACAAATGGCTGCTGTACTGCTCAAGGTGCTCTGCATTCTTGATCTTCAGCCAATTGATGAGATGCTGTCTCTCTTCGTATTTCTCACCTCGCATAAGGTACAAAGAGCGCTTAACAGCCTTCACCACGTCCATCTTCAATGGATTCAGCGTTTTCTCCAGCGCCTTGTTGATAGCACTGATTTTCGCTCCATTTTTACTAACGCCTGCGGCATTGGCAAGGAGATTAGATGCCCCCTTCAGGTCTTCCTTGATACTGGCTACGTAAGCCTTCCATGCCTCATTCTTATCGGTCTTAGCCTTCTCCCTGGCATTTTCCTCCAGCCTTTCGAGGTGCTCCAAAGTGGCCATCTCATTTTCCAATATCCACTCTCGAAACTTTTTTATGCAGTCAAACTCCTCTTCCCATGCAAGTCTTTCTTTCGACTTGTATCTTTCCTGCGACCCCGAAGTCGAATGCCCCTGAGGCTGCGTCATCTCTTTTACGTGAACGAGCACCGGAACATGCTCATCCCTGGCAACCCTACCTGCATGGCGGTACGCCTGAACCAGCTTCTCGTAGTCCCAGCCATTCACCACAATGATTTCATACCCATTTTCGGAGTTATTCCGCTGGAAGCCAGCCAGAACTTTAGAAATATCTGATTTAGTAGTATGATATTCCGCAGGCACTGAAATTCCATACTCATCATCCCAAATAGAAATGACCATAGGCACCTGCAGCACCCCGCCAGCGTTGATTGTTTCGAAGAAGTGTCCTTCCGATGTGGATGCGTTCCCTATAGTGCCCCAGGCTACTTCGTTACCGTCAATGGAAAAGTCTTCAAAGTGCTTAAGTGCAGGATTGTTTCTGTAAAGTTTGGAGGCGTAAGCGAGGCCAAGCAGACGTGGCATTTGCCCCGCTGTGCATGAAATATCCGAACTGGAGTTTTTCATGTCTGTCTGCGTTTTCCACTCTCCCTTTTCGTTAAGGTACCGGGTAGAAAAATGACTGTTCATCAGACGGCCGCCAGAAGAGGGGTCGGCAGAAAGGTCGGTGTGAGCATAAAGCTGAGCAAAGAATTGCTGGATCGTGAGCTGGCCGATGGCCATCATAAATGTTTGATCCCTATAGTAACCAGACCTGAAATCGCCATTTTTGAATACTTTGGCCATCGCTACCTGAGCGAGTTCTTTGCCATCACCAAAAATACCAAACTTCGCCTTGCCCATGAAAACTTCCTTCCTTCCCATCAAACTAGCTTCACGGCTTTCGCAAACCAAAAGGTAGTCGTCGAGAATTTCGGCAACAGGCACGCTAATTTCTTTCTTAGTCTTTACTACACTCACTATTATGCTGATTTAGAGGATAATGTTGTCGATTGCAATGAACGGACTCTGAAAAGAGGTATTTCAAATATAAGCATAAAATTACACGTTTTCAATTTTGTCAATCGCACAAAAAAAATACAACTACCTGATAATCAGTAGA contains:
- a CDS encoding alpha-ketoacid dehydrogenase subunit alpha/beta encodes the protein MSVVKTKKEISVPVAEILDDYLLVCESREASLMGRKEVFMGKAKFGIFGDGKELAQVAMAKVFKNGDFRSGYYRDQTFMMAIGQLTIQQFFAQLYAHTDLSADPSSGGRLMNSHFSTRYLNEKGEWKTQTDMKNSSSDISCTAGQMPRLLGLAYASKLYRNNPALKHFEDFSIDGNEVAWGTIGNASTSEGHFFETINAGGVLQVPMVISIWDDEYGISVPAEYHTTKSDISKVLAGFQRNNSENGYEIIVVNGWDYEKLVQAYRHAGRVARDEHVPVLVHVKEMTQPQGHSTSGSQERYKSKERLAWEEEFDCIKKFREWILENEMATLEHLERLEENAREKAKTDKNEAWKAYVASIKEDLKGASNLLANAAGVSKNGAKISAINKALEKTLNPLKMDVVKAVKRSLYLMRGEKYEERQHLINWLKIKNAEHLEQYSSHLYSESEQRAVNVKEVAPVYNDDSVIVDGREVLQAFFDHAFSRDPRIFAIGEDVGQIGDVNQGFAGLQAKHGEIRVTDTGIRESTIIGQGIGAAMRGLKPIAEVQYLDYLIFTLQTLSDDLATLQYRTKGGQKAPVIIRTRGHRLEGVWHSGSPMSMIMGSLRGIYLLVPRNMTKAAGFYNTLLASDDTAIVIECLNGYRLKERLPENIDDIKTPLGVPEVIREGSDVTIVTYGSMCRIVMEAAELLEEYGVSCEVIDVQSLMPFDLHHSIVESLKKTNRIIFADEDVPGGASAYMMQKVLEEQGGYKYLDSQPGTITSAEHRPAYSSDGDYFSKPNVENVFDKVYELMAEADPEKYPEIFN